From Salinicola endophyticus:
AGACCATCCGCCCGGCGGCGCAGGATCCCAAGCTGATGGATGACCTGCTGTCGCACAAGGTCACCGTGGTCGGCAAGAAGCCGGAAGAGCAGAGCCTGTGGACACGGCTGCTGATCGCCAGCTTCCCGATCCTGCTGATCCTGGGGATCTTCTTCTTCTTCATGCGCCAGATGCAGGGCGGCGGCAGCGGTCGCGGCGGCCCCATGAGCTTCGGCAAGTCCAAGGCCAAGCTGCTCAGCCAGGATCAGATCAAGAGCACCTTCGCCGACGTCGCCGGGTGCGACGAGGCCAAGGAGGAAGTGGTCGAGCTGGTCGACTTCCTCAAGGACCCCTCCAAGTTCCAGCGTCTGGGCGGACAGATTCCCCGCGGCGTGCTGATGGTGGGGCCGCCGGGGACGGGCAAGACGCTGCTGGCCAAGGCGATCGCCGGCGAGGCCAAGGTGCCGTTCTTCTCCATCTCCGGCTCCGATTTCGTCGAGATGTTCGTGGGTGTCGGCGCCTCGCGCGTACGTGACATGTTCGAGCAGGCCAAGAAGCAGGCGCCGTGCATCATCTTCATCGACGAGATCGATGCCGTCGGCCGCCATCGCGGCTCCGGCATGGGGGGCGGCCACGACGAGCGCGAGCAGACGCTCAACCAGCTGCTGGTCGAGATGGACGGCTTCGAGGCCAACGACGGCATCATCGTGATCGCCGCCACCAACCGTCCCGACGTGCTCGACCCGGCGCTGCTGCGTCCGGGCCGCTTCGACCGCCAGGTCACCGTGCCGCTGCCCGACATTCGTGGGCGCGAGCACATTCTCAATGTGCACCTGCGCAAGGTGCCGATGGGTGACGGCGTCAAGGCCAGTATCATCGCTCGTGGCACGCCCGGCTTCTCGGGTGCCGATCTGGCCAACCTGGTCAACGAGGCGGCGCTGTTCGCGGCGCGGCGCAATCGCCGCACCGTGAGCATGGAGGAGCTCGAGCTGGCCAAGGACAAGATCATGATGGGCGCCGAGCGGCGTTCGATGGTGATGTCCGAGAAGGAGAAGCTCAACACCGCCTATCACGAGTCCGGACACGCCATCATCGGCCTGCTGATGCCGGAGCATGACCCGGTCTACAAGGTCACCATCATTCCGCGCGGCCGTGCGCTAGGGGTGACCATGTTCCTGCCGCTGGAGGATCGCTACAGCTACTCGCGCCAGCAGATCATCAGCCAGATCTGCTCGCTGTTCGGCGGCCGTATCGCCGAGGAGATGACGCTGGGGCCCAATGGTGTCACCACCGGCGCCTCCAACGACATCAAGCGCGCCACCGAGCTGGCCCACAGCATGGTCGCCAAGTGGGGCCTCTCCGACGAGATGGGGCCGCTGATGTACGACGAGGACGAGTCGCACCAGTTCCTCGGTGGCCCGGGTCAGGGCGGTGGCAAGCTCAACTCCGGCGAGACCTCGACGCGTCTCGACAAGGAGATCCGCCGCATCATCGACGAGTGCTACACCACGGCGGAGAAGATCCTCGAAGAGAACCGCGACAAGCTCGACCTGATGGCCGAAGCGCTGATGCAGTACGAGACCATCGATGCCGATCAGCTCAAGGACATCATGGAGGGGCGCAAGCCGCGCCCGCCGAAGGACTGGGACGATCAGGGTCCGAGCGCCGGTACCGGCGAGCCGGTCGGCGGCAGCGAAGCGCAGCCGGACGAGGACGAGCCCAAGGACGAGGAGCCGGGCGGTCGACGCCCCTCCGATCCGCTGGGCGGGCCCGCCGGTTCCTGAACCGGCTGCCGCTCACACCCGCTCCCCTCGCAACAGGGCGCCGACAGGGCGCCCTGTTGCGTTATTGGTGGCGTGAATGTGCCGGCGCCGTGGTGCTTGTGTCCCGCAGCGTAGCGCTTGCGTCGAGCGGCGGCGCTGCTTAGAGTGACTCTCTTTTTTGAGCCATTCCCCTGTTTTCCCGCTTCTTGGCGAGCCGAGGCCCATGACGGAAACGCCCCACGCCGGATCGATGCTGCGCTGCGGCAAGCACCTCTTAGACCTCACCCGTCCCCGCGTGATGGGGATTCTCAACGTCACCCCGGATTCGTTCTCCGACGGCGGTCGGCATCAGCGCCTCGACGATGCCCGGCGCCATGCCGAGCGCATGCTGGCCGAGGGCGCCGATATCATCGATGTCGGTGGCGAGTCGACCCGTCCCGGGGCGCAGCCGGTGACGCTCGACGCCGAGCGTGAGCGGGTGCTGCCGGTGGTCGAGGTGCTGACGCGCGAGTTCGATGCCCTGGTGTCGGTAGATACCAGCGCGCCGCAGATCATCACCGAGGCGGCGCAGGCGGGGGCAGGATTGATCAACGACGTGCGCGCGCTGACCCGTGACGGCGCCCTGGTCGCGGCGGCGCAGAGCGCGCTGCCGATCTGTCTGATGCACATGCAGGGCGAGCCCCAGACCATGCAGCAGGCGCCGCACTATGCCGAGCCGATCGAGGTGGCGGTGATCGACTTCCTGCGCCAGCGCGTCGCCGCCTGCGAGCAGGTGGGCATCCCGCGGGAGCGGCTGCTGATCGACCCGGGCTTCGGGTTCGCCAAGACACTGGAACACAATCTTCAACTGCTCAACCGTCTGGGCGCGCTCGATGCGCTCGACCTGCCGCTGCTGGTGGGGGTGTCGCGCAAACGCATGATCGGCGAAACGCTGGGGCGTGAGGTCAATCAGCGCCTCCCCGGTGGGCTGGCGCTGGCGGTGATGGCGCTCGAGCGTGGCGCGCGCATCCTGCGCGTGCACGACGTCGCCCCCACGCGTGACGCGATCGACATGGCTTGGGCAGTGCTGCAGGAGCGAGGAGAGCATGAGTAGACGCTATTTCGGTACCGATGGTATTCGTGGCACGGTCGGCGAGCCGCCGATCACCGCCGATTTCATTCTCAAGCTGGGCTGGGCCATGGGTCGGGTGCTGGCGCGTCGGCTCGCCGACCAGCAGACGCGCCAGAAGTCCCACCAGGCGCCGCGGCCCAAGGTGGTGATCGGCAAGGACACGCGCATCTCGGGCTATATGTTCGAGTCGGCGCTGGAGGCCGGGCTGTCGGCGGCGGGGGCGGATGTCTCGCTGCTGGGGCCGATGCCTACGCCGGGGATCGCCTATCTGACGCGGACCTTCCGCGCCGACGCCGGTATCGTCATCTCGGCCTCGCACAATCCCTATCAGGACAACGGCATCAAGTTCTTCTCCGCCGAGGGGCTCAAGCTCGCCGATGCGGTCGAGCTGGAGATCGAGGCGGAGCTCGACCAGCCACTCGAGACCATGGCCCCCCATCGCCTGGGGCGTGCGGTGCGTATCAACGATGCCGCCGGACGCTACATCGAGTTCTGCAAGTCGACGGTGCCCAACCGGCTCGAGCTGCACGGCCTGCGCATCGTGCTCGACTGCGCCCACGGTGCCACCTATCACATTGCGCCCAACGTCTTCCGTGAGCTGGGGGCCGATGTCAGCGTGATCGGCGCCGAGCCGGATGGCCTCAACATCAACAACGGCGTCGGCTCGACCCACCCCGAACGTCTGCAGGCGGCAGTACGCGAGCGCGAGGCGGACCTCGGCATTGCTTTCGATGGCGACGGCGATCGTGTGCTGCTGGTCGGTGCCGACGGTACCCTGGTCGACGGCGACGAGATCCTCTATATCATCGCCCGCGATCTGCACGCCCGCGACAAGCTGCGCGGCGGCGTGGTGGGGACGCTGATGAGCAACTTCGGCCTGGCCGCGGCCTTCGAGCGTCAGGGGATTCCGTTCGAGCGCGCCAAGGTCGGAGACCGCTACGTCACCGAGCGCCTGCTGGCCAATGACTGGCTGCTGGGGGGCGAGTCGTCCGGACACATCCTCTGCCGCCATGTGCAGACCACCGGCGATGGCATCGTCTCGGCGCTGCAGGTACTCGCGGTGATGGTGCGCGAAAGTGCTACCCTGTCGCAGCTGCTGGAGGGTTTCGAGAAGGCGCCTCAGGCACTGGTCAACGTGCGCCTGCCCAGCGGCAGCGATGCCAAGGCGCTGCTGGAGAGTCCCGAGCTGCACCAGAGCGTGGCGGCGGTGGAGCAGGAGCTCGGCGATGGCGGCCGGGTGCTGCTGCGCCCCTCGGGCACCGAGCCACTGATTCGGGTCATGGTGGAAGGGCGTCCGCGCTTCGACGTCGCGGCGATGGCTGGGCGGATCGCGGCGAGCGTCGAGAATCTGATCACGTAAGTCGGCAGGGGCGAGAGGCGCGAGTTCTCTTGTTGTCTTGCTGTCAAGGCTTTTATACCATGTCGCACCACCGACGGGAGGTAGCATGCGCAAGCCGCTGATCGCGGGTAACTGGAAGATGAATGGCTCGGCGGAACTGGTCGAGACCTTCGCGCGGGCGTTTGCCGAGACGACGCTGCCGGCGTCGGTCGAGGTGCTGATCCACCCTCCCTTCCCCTATCTGCAGGCCGCGTCGGAAGCCTTCGCCGCCACGCCGATCGGGCTCGGCGCGCAGACTCTCAACCCGCTGCATGCGGGCGCGCGTACCGGTGAGGTGAGCGGTCAGATGCTCAAGGAGTTCGGCGTCGAGTCGGTGCTCGTCGGCCACTCCGAGCGGCGTCAGCTCTATCGCGAAGACGACGAGGCGGTGTTCGATCGGGTGATCGCGGCGCTGGGTGTCGGCATGCGTCCGATCCTGTGCGTCGGTGAGACGCTCGAGGAGCGCGATGCCGGGCGCACCGAAGAGGTGGTGCTGCGCCAGGTGGGCTATGTCATGTCGCGGCTCGAGCCGGCGCAGCGACGTCAGCTGACGATCGCCTACGAGCCGGTATGGGCGATCGGTACCGGGCGCACGGCGACCCCGGCGCAGGCCCAGGAAGTCATGGCGAAGATCCGAGCCTATCAGGCGGGGTTCGACCGCGAACTCGCCGCGGAGCTGCGTCTGCTCTACGGCGGGAGCATGAATGCGAGCAATGCCGCCGAGCTGCTCGCACAGCAGGATATCGACGGCGGCCTGATCGGCGGTGCGTCGCTCAAGGTCGACGATTTCATAGCGATTTGTCAGTCAGCAGGTTGATTTCATGCAGATAGCAGTTTTGATGATCCACGTACTCATCGCCATCGCACTGGTGGTGCTCGTCCTGCTGCAGCAGGGCAAGGGCGCCGAGGCCGGTGCGGCATTCGGCGGTGGTTCCTCGCAGACGGTATTCGGCTCCCGCGGCAGCGGCGGCTTCCTGTCCAAGCTGACCGGTGGCCTGGCCGCGCTGTTCTTCGTCACCTCGCTGGCGCTGGCTTACTTCGCGTCCAACGCCAGCAGCGCGCCGCAGAGCGGCATTCCCGATGCCCAAGTGATCGAGCAGCAACATAATGGTGCGCCGACCCTTGACGACGGCGATCAAACCGGGAATAATGCTGCGCCAGCACTCGAGGAAGGGACGCAGCAAGAATCGTCAAATCCTTGAGTGAGAAGGAAAACTCACGAGCGCCAAGTTTGGGTTCGTGAGTCTG
This genomic window contains:
- the glmM gene encoding phosphoglucosamine mutase, producing MSRRYFGTDGIRGTVGEPPITADFILKLGWAMGRVLARRLADQQTRQKSHQAPRPKVVIGKDTRISGYMFESALEAGLSAAGADVSLLGPMPTPGIAYLTRTFRADAGIVISASHNPYQDNGIKFFSAEGLKLADAVELEIEAELDQPLETMAPHRLGRAVRINDAAGRYIEFCKSTVPNRLELHGLRIVLDCAHGATYHIAPNVFRELGADVSVIGAEPDGLNINNGVGSTHPERLQAAVREREADLGIAFDGDGDRVLLVGADGTLVDGDEILYIIARDLHARDKLRGGVVGTLMSNFGLAAAFERQGIPFERAKVGDRYVTERLLANDWLLGGESSGHILCRHVQTTGDGIVSALQVLAVMVRESATLSQLLEGFEKAPQALVNVRLPSGSDAKALLESPELHQSVAAVEQELGDGGRVLLRPSGTEPLIRVMVEGRPRFDVAAMAGRIAASVENLIT
- the folP gene encoding dihydropteroate synthase → MTETPHAGSMLRCGKHLLDLTRPRVMGILNVTPDSFSDGGRHQRLDDARRHAERMLAEGADIIDVGGESTRPGAQPVTLDAERERVLPVVEVLTREFDALVSVDTSAPQIITEAAQAGAGLINDVRALTRDGALVAAAQSALPICLMHMQGEPQTMQQAPHYAEPIEVAVIDFLRQRVAACEQVGIPRERLLIDPGFGFAKTLEHNLQLLNRLGALDALDLPLLVGVSRKRMIGETLGREVNQRLPGGLALAVMALERGARILRVHDVAPTRDAIDMAWAVLQERGEHE
- the secG gene encoding preprotein translocase subunit SecG, translating into MQIAVLMIHVLIAIALVVLVLLQQGKGAEAGAAFGGGSSQTVFGSRGSGGFLSKLTGGLAALFFVTSLALAYFASNASSAPQSGIPDAQVIEQQHNGAPTLDDGDQTGNNAAPALEEGTQQESSNP
- the ftsH gene encoding ATP-dependent zinc metalloprotease FtsH, with translation MNDMAKNLILWLVIAAVLLTVFNNFSVDSSPQTMSYSQFVQQVQNDQVRSVTIDGYTISGERSDGTQFQTIRPAAQDPKLMDDLLSHKVTVVGKKPEEQSLWTRLLIASFPILLILGIFFFFMRQMQGGGSGRGGPMSFGKSKAKLLSQDQIKSTFADVAGCDEAKEEVVELVDFLKDPSKFQRLGGQIPRGVLMVGPPGTGKTLLAKAIAGEAKVPFFSISGSDFVEMFVGVGASRVRDMFEQAKKQAPCIIFIDEIDAVGRHRGSGMGGGHDEREQTLNQLLVEMDGFEANDGIIVIAATNRPDVLDPALLRPGRFDRQVTVPLPDIRGREHILNVHLRKVPMGDGVKASIIARGTPGFSGADLANLVNEAALFAARRNRRTVSMEELELAKDKIMMGAERRSMVMSEKEKLNTAYHESGHAIIGLLMPEHDPVYKVTIIPRGRALGVTMFLPLEDRYSYSRQQIISQICSLFGGRIAEEMTLGPNGVTTGASNDIKRATELAHSMVAKWGLSDEMGPLMYDEDESHQFLGGPGQGGGKLNSGETSTRLDKEIRRIIDECYTTAEKILEENRDKLDLMAEALMQYETIDADQLKDIMEGRKPRPPKDWDDQGPSAGTGEPVGGSEAQPDEDEPKDEEPGGRRPSDPLGGPAGS
- the tpiA gene encoding triose-phosphate isomerase, translating into MRKPLIAGNWKMNGSAELVETFARAFAETTLPASVEVLIHPPFPYLQAASEAFAATPIGLGAQTLNPLHAGARTGEVSGQMLKEFGVESVLVGHSERRQLYREDDEAVFDRVIAALGVGMRPILCVGETLEERDAGRTEEVVLRQVGYVMSRLEPAQRRQLTIAYEPVWAIGTGRTATPAQAQEVMAKIRAYQAGFDRELAAELRLLYGGSMNASNAAELLAQQDIDGGLIGGASLKVDDFIAICQSAG